One stretch of Burkholderia pyrrocinia DNA includes these proteins:
- a CDS encoding GNAT family N-acetyltransferase — translation MTIAAPHGTNASVRYSVQKASREDRIMEWHCCEFEHLSAVDLYAILRARNAVLVVEDAHTHLDIDGKDAGALHVYASVRNGDTAEVAAYARILPGDDIDPDVVIDKVLTSEACRDGDTLERLIERALTAALAAWPDAALRTHVPAPRQAFYKRFGFRKAYGPYLEQGAPFVGMIRPADRAAGALRQLLSRDVSTPRPRNEDVLADGRAHNRLPADTGANR, via the coding sequence ATGACCATTGCCGCACCGCACGGAACGAACGCGTCCGTGCGGTACAGCGTGCAGAAGGCTTCACGCGAGGACCGCATCATGGAATGGCATTGTTGTGAATTCGAACATCTGAGCGCCGTCGATCTCTATGCAATCCTGCGCGCGCGCAACGCCGTGCTGGTGGTCGAGGACGCACACACGCATCTCGACATCGACGGCAAGGACGCCGGCGCACTGCACGTGTATGCAAGCGTGCGCAACGGCGACACGGCGGAAGTCGCGGCCTACGCGCGCATCCTGCCCGGCGACGACATCGATCCGGATGTCGTGATCGACAAGGTACTGACCAGCGAGGCGTGTCGCGACGGCGATACGCTCGAACGCCTGATCGAACGCGCGCTGACCGCCGCGCTGGCCGCATGGCCGGACGCGGCGCTCCGCACGCACGTTCCCGCGCCGCGCCAGGCGTTCTACAAACGCTTCGGATTCCGCAAGGCGTACGGCCCGTATCTCGAACAGGGCGCACCGTTCGTCGGCATGATCCGGCCGGCCGATCGCGCCGCCGGTGCGCTGCGTCAACTGCTGTCCCGGGACGTTTCGACGCCCCGGCCCCGAAACGAAGACGTGCTCGCCGACGGCCGCGCGCACAACCGGCTGCCCGCCGATACCGGAGCCAATCGATGA
- a CDS encoding glycosyltransferase family 4 protein: protein MKIAIVHDWLVVPGGAERVLAHMIDCFPQADIYSLVDFLEDRDCLRGRAVRTSFIQKLPFARKRYRGYLPLFPLAIEQFDLSEYDIVLSSSYAVAKGVLSGPDQFHASYVHSPVRYAWDLQHQYLNEAGLARGPKSAIARALLHYIRNWDARSANGVDRVAANSHFIARRIRKTYRREATVIYPPVDVDHLSLRTDKDAFYLTASRLVPYKRIDLIVDAFSRTPERRLVVIGDGPEMAKIRALAGPNVTLLGYQPFDVLHDHLQRARAFVFAAEEDFGISPVEAQACGTPVIAYGKGGVRESVRAWPCAGATGLFYRAQTVDALVDALARFEALPRGSFDPHACRANAECFGSARFRGELTRFVMDGYAALQEEMAGTAGFTPGDDVSARGSLHDRQARQREAALRT, encoded by the coding sequence TTGAAGATTGCGATCGTTCACGACTGGCTGGTCGTGCCTGGCGGCGCCGAACGCGTGCTGGCGCACATGATCGACTGCTTTCCGCAGGCCGATATCTACAGCCTCGTCGATTTCCTCGAGGATCGGGACTGCCTGCGCGGCCGCGCGGTGCGCACGTCCTTCATCCAGAAGCTGCCGTTCGCGCGCAAGCGCTACCGCGGCTATCTGCCGTTGTTTCCGCTTGCGATCGAACAGTTCGACCTGTCGGAATACGACATCGTGCTGTCGAGCTCGTATGCGGTCGCGAAGGGCGTGCTGAGCGGCCCGGACCAGTTCCACGCCAGCTACGTGCATTCGCCGGTGCGCTATGCGTGGGATCTGCAGCACCAGTACCTGAACGAGGCGGGGCTCGCGCGCGGGCCGAAATCGGCAATCGCGCGGGCGCTGCTGCATTACATCCGCAACTGGGATGCGCGCTCGGCGAACGGCGTCGATCGCGTGGCCGCGAATTCGCACTTCATCGCGCGCCGCATCCGCAAGACCTACCGGCGCGAGGCGACGGTGATCTATCCGCCGGTCGACGTCGACCATCTGTCGCTGCGTACGGACAAGGACGCGTTCTACCTGACCGCGTCGCGGCTCGTGCCGTACAAGCGGATCGACCTGATCGTCGACGCGTTTTCGCGTACGCCGGAGCGCCGTCTCGTCGTGATCGGCGACGGGCCTGAAATGGCGAAGATCCGCGCGCTTGCCGGGCCGAACGTCACGCTGCTCGGCTACCAGCCGTTCGACGTGCTGCACGACCACCTGCAGCGCGCACGCGCGTTCGTGTTCGCGGCGGAAGAGGATTTCGGCATTTCGCCGGTCGAGGCGCAGGCGTGCGGCACGCCCGTGATCGCTTACGGGAAGGGCGGTGTGCGCGAGTCGGTGCGCGCGTGGCCGTGTGCCGGTGCGACGGGCCTGTTCTACCGCGCGCAGACGGTCGACGCGCTGGTCGATGCGCTGGCCCGCTTCGAAGCATTGCCGCGCGGTTCGTTCGATCCGCACGCGTGCCGCGCAAATGCAGAATGCTTCGGCTCGGCGCGTTTCCGCGGCGAGCTCACGCGCTTCGTGATGGACGGTTATGCTGCATTGCAGGAGGAGATGGCCGGCACCGCCGGTTTCACGCCGGGCGACGACGTTTCGGCCCGTGGCAGCCTGCACGATCGGCAGGCCCGGCAACGCGAGGCGGCACTGCGGACCTGA
- a CDS encoding sigma-54 dependent transcriptional regulator has protein sequence MNMPITRDKSAGGGSGNGQRPLIYWTQSPSVMLRKELARRDWKVSIVEHANELRNTPGEITCGILDLSGGHADAIGSIASTCASMRDVVWVALVDVGQTASPNVRALLRDYCFDYVTLPASHQRIADTVGHAYGMECLFARDREQLESDEKGIVGTCSAMLRLFDTVRRFARTDAPVFVFGETGTGKELTAVAIHRHSERRNGPFVAVNCGAIPPHLLQSELFGYERGAFTGANARKIGYVEAANGGTLLLDEIGDLPHESQASLLRFLQERSIHRLGGSDPVPVDVRIVSATHVDLRGAMEEGRFRADLFHRLCVMRIDQPPLRARGKDIELLAHHMLERFRGDARHRVRGFSTDAITALYKHDWPGNVRELINRVRRAVVMTEGRLITARDLELEYCLDAASPSVADIRKSIEREAIETALLRTRGRVAASARELGVSRATLYRWMEAYGIERPRGTGSSD, from the coding sequence ATGAATATGCCAATAACGCGCGATAAGAGCGCCGGCGGGGGAAGCGGTAACGGGCAGCGTCCGCTGATTTACTGGACGCAGTCGCCGTCCGTCATGCTGCGAAAGGAACTGGCCCGACGCGACTGGAAGGTGTCGATCGTCGAGCATGCGAACGAGCTGCGCAACACGCCCGGCGAAATCACCTGCGGCATTCTCGACCTGAGCGGCGGCCATGCCGATGCGATCGGCAGCATCGCGTCGACCTGTGCATCGATGCGCGACGTCGTGTGGGTCGCGCTCGTCGACGTCGGCCAGACCGCTTCCCCGAACGTGCGCGCGCTGTTGCGCGACTATTGCTTCGACTACGTCACGTTGCCCGCGTCGCACCAGCGGATCGCCGATACGGTCGGCCATGCTTACGGCATGGAGTGCCTGTTTGCGCGCGACCGCGAACAGCTCGAATCGGACGAGAAAGGCATCGTCGGCACCTGCAGCGCGATGCTGCGGCTGTTCGACACGGTGCGGCGCTTCGCGCGCACCGACGCACCGGTGTTCGTGTTCGGCGAAACGGGGACCGGCAAGGAGCTGACGGCCGTCGCGATCCATCGTCATTCGGAGCGGCGCAACGGCCCGTTCGTCGCGGTCAACTGCGGCGCGATTCCGCCGCATCTGCTGCAATCGGAACTGTTCGGTTATGAACGCGGCGCGTTTACCGGCGCGAACGCGCGCAAGATCGGCTATGTCGAGGCCGCGAACGGCGGCACGCTGCTGCTCGACGAGATCGGCGACCTGCCGCACGAGAGCCAGGCGAGCCTGCTGCGTTTTCTGCAGGAGCGCTCGATCCATCGCCTCGGCGGCAGCGATCCGGTGCCGGTCGATGTCAGGATCGTATCGGCGACGCACGTCGACCTGCGCGGCGCGATGGAGGAAGGGCGTTTTCGCGCGGACCTGTTCCACCGCCTGTGCGTGATGCGCATCGACCAGCCGCCGCTGCGCGCGCGCGGCAAGGACATCGAATTGCTCGCGCACCACATGCTCGAACGCTTCCGCGGCGATGCGCGTCATCGCGTGCGCGGCTTCTCGACGGACGCGATCACCGCACTCTACAAGCACGACTGGCCCGGCAATGTCCGCGAACTGATCAACCGCGTGCGCCGCGCGGTCGTGATGACCGAAGGGCGCCTGATCACAGCGCGGGATCTCGAGCTCGAATACTGTCTCGATGCGGCGTCGCCGTCCGTGGCCGACATCCGCAAGTCGATCGAGCGCGAGGCGATCGAAACCGCGTTGCTGCGCACGCGCGGGCGCGTCGCGGCTTCGGCGCGCGAGCTTGGCGTGTCGCGCGCGACGCTGTATCGCTGGATGGAAGCGTACGGGATCGAGCGGCCGCGCGGCACGGGTTCGTCCGACTGA